The Paraburkholderia agricolaris genome includes the window GTGGTGCTCACGCCAGGCATGTACAACTCCGCGTATTTCGAGCACACCTTCCTCGCGCAGCAGATGGGCGTCGAACTGGTGGAAGGCAAGGACCTGTTCGTCGACGACAACTATGTGTTCATGCGCACTACGCAGGGGCCGAAGCGCGTCGACGTGATCTACCGCCGCGTCGACGACGATTTTCTCGATCCGCTCGCTTTCCGCAATGATTCGGCGCTGGGCGTGCCGGGTCTGTTGACCGCGTATCGGGCTGGACGTGTAGCGCTCGCGAACGCCATGGGCACCGGCATCGCCGACGACAAATCGATCTACCCGTACGTGCCGGAAATGATCGAGTTCTACCTCGGCGAGAAGCCGATCCTCAACAACGTGCCCACGTTCCAGTGCCGCAAGCCCGACGATCTTGCCTACACGCTCGCGCATCTGCCCGAGCTGGTGGTGAAGGAAGTGCACGGCGCGGGTGGCTACGGAATGCTGGTGGGACCGGCTTCGACGAAAGCCGAAATCGAGTCGTTCCGCGAGCGCCTGATTGCGCGGCCGGCGGGTTATATCGCGCAGCCCACGCTGGCGCTTTCTGCGTGTCCGACTTTTGTCGAAGCGGGCATCGCGCCACGCCATATCGACCTGCGGCCCTTCGTGCTGTCCGGCAAGGGCGTGACGATGTGCGCGGGCGGTCTCACGCGCGTGGCGTTGCAGGAAGGCTCGCTGGTCGTCAATTCGTCGCAGGGAGGCGGGACTAAAGATACGTGGATGGTCGACTGACGCGGTTGCTCCAGCGGTTGCCACGCAGTTGCCACGCAGCAACGCCTGTCACACGGCAGGCAGCCGCGCCCGCAACCTGACGCGCCGGGGCAGATCACTCAGACTGCCGCCGGCGCACACGGATAACCCGCGCGGACCTTTACTTTTGCCCAGGTCTTGCGTCATCAGATACGGAACGCCGTCATGCTAAGCCGAACCGCCGATCACCTCTTCTGGATGGCCCGTTACATGGAGCGCGCGGAGAACACCGCCCGCATGCTCGATATCAACCTGAAGGCGCTGCTGTTGCCGCAGACGCCCGAACAGGAGGCGCGCGCGCAACGCTCGGTGCTGCGCATCTCCGAACTCGAAGCCGCTTTCGCACAGCGCTACGACGAACCGACCCGCGAACACGTGCTCGATTTCATGGTGGCCGACGCGACCAATCCATCGAGCATTCACTCGTGTTTGCAGGCCGCGCGTGAGAATGCCCGCGCCGTGCGCGGCACCTTGACGACCGAATGGTGGGAAACCATCAACGACACCTGGCTCGAGTTCAACGAACGTTCCTCGGCCGGCCAGGCGGCGAGCAATCCGGGCGCGCTATTCGAGTGGGTGAAGTTCCGCTCGCATCTGTCGCGCGGCGTGACGATCGGCACAGCGTTGCAGGACGACGCGTTTTTCTTCACGCAGCTCGGCACCTTCCTCGAACGTGCCGACAACACCGCGCGGATTCTCGACGTGCGTTTTGCCGACGTCGAGCCGAATTCGCGCGACGCCGCCCGCCAGCTCGAAGACTTCTATTACTGGACCTCGATTCTCAGTTCGGTGTCGGCGCTAGAGATTTATCGCAAGGTGTATCGCGACGTCGTGACGCCCGCGCGGGTGGTCGAACTGATGATCCTGAACCAGCAGATGCCGCGTTCGCTGCTCGCTTCGCTCGAAGGCGTCTGCTCGAATCTGGCGATGCTGCGCACGCCGGGCTCGAATCAGTGCGAACGGTTCGCCGGCAAGCTGCGCGCCGAGTTGCTGTACTCCGACATCCGGCAGATTTTCGAAGCCGGCCTGCACGCCTATC containing:
- a CDS encoding alpha-E domain-containing protein translates to MLSRTADHLFWMARYMERAENTARMLDINLKALLLPQTPEQEARAQRSVLRISELEAAFAQRYDEPTREHVLDFMVADATNPSSIHSCLQAARENARAVRGTLTTEWWETINDTWLEFNERSSAGQAASNPGALFEWVKFRSHLSRGVTIGTALQDDAFFFTQLGTFLERADNTARILDVRFADVEPNSRDAARQLEDFYYWTSILSSVSALEIYRKVYRDVVTPARVVELMILNQQMPRSLLASLEGVCSNLAMLRTPGSNQCERFAGKLRAELLYSDIRQIFEAGLHAYLTQFLARVFELGNLVARTYLMLPVA
- a CDS encoding circularly permuted type 2 ATP-grasp protein, with translation MRCYDEMRHHDDAVRPHYARFERWLVKQGNEAIARKRAEADLLFRRVGITFAVNGDLSGTERLIPFDLIPRIIPRSEWQTLEAGLRQRVQALNLFIHDVYHDRNIVRAGIVPAEQVYTNAQYRPEMQGVNVPLGVYAHIAGVDVVRAGDEGEFYVLEDNLRVPSGVSYMLENRKMMMRLFPELFVQNRIAPVAHYPDLLLDTLRSVAPEGVDDPVVVVLTPGMYNSAYFEHTFLAQQMGVELVEGKDLFVDDNYVFMRTTQGPKRVDVIYRRVDDDFLDPLAFRNDSALGVPGLLTAYRAGRVALANAMGTGIADDKSIYPYVPEMIEFYLGEKPILNNVPTFQCRKPDDLAYTLAHLPELVVKEVHGAGGYGMLVGPASTKAEIESFRERLIARPAGYIAQPTLALSACPTFVEAGIAPRHIDLRPFVLSGKGVTMCAGGLTRVALQEGSLVVNSSQGGGTKDTWMVD